Below is a window of bacterium DNA.
ACTCCTCCAACATGGCGGGGTACCGGAGTTGCAGCTCCTCGTAGGTCATCCCCTCCCACTCGCCGAAGCTCTGCTCCCTCAGGTCGCGCCGGTAGACGATCGGGATGTCCCGGCCACGCATGACGGGCGCGGCCGTCTCCGCCGCCCGGCGCAGGTCGCTCGAGTAGGCCGCCTCGAAGACGACCGGGGCCAGTCGGGCCGCCACCGCCTCCGCCTGCTCCCGGCCCTCCCGGTTCAGAGGCGGGTCGGCTTGGCCCTGGGCCCGCCCGACCCGGTTCCACTCCGTCTCACCGTGACGCACGAGGAACCACCTACGCGTAGGCATCAAGCAGAGCGAGCAGGGGTGAAGCGAGTGCCCCCGGATCACCCAGCGTTATTGCCACCGCGAGCACGAGCACCGCGGCCTCGCTCGTCTCGCAGGCCGCTCCGTAGATGTCACCGGTCACGCCGCCGATACGTTGCTTCGCCCACATGCCGACCGCTCCGGCGGCGAGGCCGGCCGCCGCCATGAGCACGAGGCCCACGGGACCGGTCAGGACCACGGTCGCCACCACGGCGACAGCGGAGCCGGCCAGCAGCCTCCGCGGGCCGCTGCCGTGGAGGAACGGCGCGCCCAGGCCCTCGCGACGTACGTATGGGAACCGGTCCATCACGACCAGGATGGCCCATCGCGACAGGCACGGAACCAGCGCGATCGTCCAGAGACGGCTCTCCCCGGGTAGCGCGACCAGCGCGGAGACCTTGGCGAGCAGGAGGAGGACGACGGCGACGACCCCGAAGGCGCCAACGTGGGGATCCCTCAGAATCTCCAGCCGTCGCTCGTGGTCGTGCCCACCCGCCAGGGCATCGTAGGTATCCGCCAAGCCATCCAGGTGGAGGCCGCGCGTCAGCAGCGCCAGGACGGCTACGAGCACCACTCCCTCCAGGAAGAACGGAAACTCCCGGAACCCGGTCAGCAGGAACTCGAGTTCACCGCCGCGCGCCGGGATCCAGGGAATCACGTAAGCCAGGCGAATCAGCACGTCCACCCCGGCGACGATCGCCCCCAGCAGGAGGCCCACGACCGGGAACCAGGCGGGCGCCCTCGACAGGTCGG
It encodes the following:
- the cobS gene encoding adenosylcobinamide-GDP ribazoletransferase, with the translated sequence MRGLRAAIGFLTILPAGRRGPATDLSRAPAWFPVVGLLLGAIVAGVDVLIRLAYVIPWIPARGGELEFLLTGFREFPFFLEGVVLVAVLALLTRGLHLDGLADTYDALAGGHDHERRLEILRDPHVGAFGVVAVVLLLLAKVSALVALPGESRLWTIALVPCLSRWAILVVMDRFPYVRREGLGAPFLHGSGPRRLLAGSAVAVVATVVLTGPVGLVLMAAAGLAAGAVGMWAKQRIGGVTGDIYGAACETSEAAVLVLAVAITLGDPGALASPLLALLDAYA